A stretch of DNA from Gymnodinialimonas sp. 57CJ19:
CGCCCACGGGCTTGCCCGATTGCACCAGCAGCGTCTGCGTATCTTCCAGATCCTTCAGCGCGGCCACGATGGCGTCGAAATCCTCCCAGGTGCGCGCGGCGCGGCCGATGCCGCCGTAAACCACCAGCTCATGGGGGTTCTCGGCCACGTCGGGGTGCAGGTTGTTCATCAGCATCCGCATCGGCGCTTCGGTCAGCCAGCTTTTGGCGGTGATCTCGGTGCCGGTGGGGGGGAAGACGTCACGCAGGTTATGGCGAGGGTTGTTCATCGAGAGCCTCCAAGGGTCGGGGCCAGATCGGCCAATGTAGACAGGATTTCAGTAAGATAGGGGCGGAGTTTCGCGGCTTTGGCATCATCATACTGCCAAGGCGCGGCTTCCTCCGTCAGGTAGGTGGATTGCGCCAACTCCATCTGGATGGCGTGGATATGATCCTCGGGCCGCCCGTAGTGGCGCGTGGTCCAGCCGCCCTTGAAGCGGCCATTTACGATGTCCGAGTAAGGGGAGGCGGCGCAGATCGCGGTGGTGGCGGCCTCGATCTCGGGGGCACAGGTGGTGCCCATATTGGTGCCGGTGTTGAAGTCGGGCAGGGTGCCGTCAAACAGGAACGGAATCCGCGACCGGATCGAGTGGCAATCGTAAAGGATCGCCACGCCGTGCAGATCGCGCACGCGGGTCAGTTCCGCCTCTAACGCGGCGTGATAGGGGGCGTGGAAGGCACTGCGACGGGCCTCGACCTCCTCCGCCGTGGGGGCTTTCTCCCAGATGTCCAAGCCGTCGAAATCCGTCAACGGCACCAGCGTCGTGGTGTTCTGGCCGGGGTAGAGGCTTTCGCCCGAAGGGTCACGGTTGGCGTCGATCACGTAACGGTGGAAATTGGCGCGCACGGTGGTCGCGCCCTCCAGCAACCCGTCGTAAAGGCGGTCGATGTGCCAGTCCGTATCGGCCAGCTTGCGGCCATTGTCGTTCAGCCGCGCCGCCACATCTTCAGGCACAAAGGTGCCGGTATGGGGCAGGCCCAGAACGATTGGGCCATCGCCACGGGTGACGGTCACGGGCGTCATTGCGCGTGGCCCTTCACGAAGCCCGGCAGTTCGACCGAGGCCGCCAGTGTCCCGTCGCGGACCAAGGTGCTCGCGGTCTCGATGGAGGGCGCCATGTAGCGGTCTTCCGCGATGGTCGGGACCTTTTTGCGCAACACGTTGATCGCGGATTTCAAGGCGGGGCTTGTTTCCAGTGGGGCGCGGAACTCGATCCCTTGGGCGCCGCACATCGCCTCGACCCCGAGGATCACATTGAGGTTGCGGTTCATCCGATCCAACCGCCGGGCGGCGTGGGCGGCCATGCTCACGTGGTCCTCCTGGTTGGCAGAGGTCGGCGTGCTGTCGGTGGTGCAGGGATTGGCGAGATGCTTGTTCTCGCTCATCAAAGCCGCCGTTGTGACTTCGGCGATCATCAGGCCCGAGTTGAGGCCGGGATCAGGCGTCAGGAAGGGCGGCAGGTCAAAGCTCAGCGTCGGGTCCACCATCAGCGCGACCCGGCGCTGGGCAATCGCGCCAAGTTCCGACACCGCAACAGCGATCTGGTCGGCGGCGAAACCGACGGGTTCGGCGTGGAAGTTGCCGCCCGACACGATCAGATCATCTTCTACAAGAACCAGCGGATTGTCGGTAACGGCGTTGGCCTCCACCTCCAGCGTGCGGCCCGCGAAGTGCAACAGGTCCATCGCCGCACCGGTCACTTGGGGCTGGCAGCGGATGCAATAGGGATCCTGCACGCGGGTGTCGCCATCGCGGTGGCTTTCGCGGATGACAGAACCCTCCATCAACGCGCGCTGCGCCCGGGCGACGGCGATCTGGCCCGCGTGGCCGCGCAGGGTGTGGATCGCGTCTTGCAGGGGCGCGGTGGACCCCATGATCGCATCGGTCGACAGGGCACAGGTCAGCACGCAGGTCGCCGCGTTACGCCACGCCCCCCACAGGCCCACCAGCGCACAAGCGGTGGAAAACTGCGTGCCGTTGATCAGGGCCAGGCCCTCTTTCGCGCCCAACACAATGGGCGTGATCCCGACTTTGGCCAAAGCGTCTGCGGCTGGCATTCGGACGCCGTCTACCGTCGCCTCGCCTTCCCCAATCATCGCCGCCGCCATATGGGCCAGCGGTGCCAGATCGCCCGACGCCCCGACGGACCCCTGGGAGGGGATCACCGGCGTCACACCCTGCACCAGCATTTCCTGAATGATCTCTACCGTGGTCATCGCCACGCCGGACGCGCCGCGCCCCAGTGACAGCAGCTTGAGCACCATCATCAGGCGGGTTGTCGCCTCGTCCAACGCCTCTCCCACGCCGCAGCAGTGCGACAGGATCAGGTTGCGTTGCAGGGTGGCCACGTCCTTTGCGGCGATCTTGACCGAGGCCAGTTTGCCAAAGCCCGTGTTGACGCCATAGACGGCCTCTTCCCCGTTGGCGGCCTTGGTGACCAGTGCTTGCGCGGCCTTGATCCCGGCATGGGAGGACGGGTCAAGCACCACCGGATGCCCTTCGGCCCAGATGTCGTGCAACTGGGCCAGTGTCGCCGCGCCGGGTGTAAGTGTGATGGTCATAGCGACCCCCTGAAAATACGAGAATGAAGCGGGTTAAACCCGATGCGGTAAGCCAGCTCGGACGGGTGGTGCGCGTCCCAGACGCACAGATCGGCGCAAGCGCCCGCCGTGATCCGGCCTCGATCCGCCTCTCCCAACGCGCGGGCGGCATGGACGGTCAGGCCCAAAAGCGCCTCTAGTGGGGTCATGCGGAACAGGGTGCAGGCCATGTTCATGGCCAAAAGCGGTGACGCAAGCGGGGACGAGCCGGGGTTGCAATCGGTCGCCAGCGCCATCGACACGCCGTGGTCGCGGAAAGATTGGATCGGTGGGGCCTGCGTTTCGCGCAGGGTGTAGAACGCGCCGGGCAGAACAACAGCGACGGTGCCCGATGCGGCCAAAGCTGCCGCGTCCGCGTCGGTTGCGTATTCCAAGTGATCGGCGCTGAGCGCCGCGTACTGCGCAGCCAACGGCGTGCCGCCAATGTTGGACAACTGCTCGGCGTGAAGTTTCACGGGAAGGCCCAGTTCCACCGCCACGTCGAAGACCCGTGCGATTTGCGCCGTGTCAAACGCGATGCCTTCGCAGAAACCATCCACGGCATCCACAAGCCCTTCGCCATGGGCGGCGCGCAGGGTGGGAAGGCAAATTTCGTCAATATAGGCGTCGGGCTGGCCGGTGAATTCGGGCGGCACGGCGTGGGCGCCAAGGAAGCTGGTGCGGACCTCGATGGGGCGTTCCTGAGCGATCCGGCGGGCGACGCGAAGCATCTTCAGCTCGGCCTCCTGGGTCAGCCCGTAGCCGGATTTCACCTCGATCAGCGTCACACCTTCTGCAATCAGCGCATCTACCCGCTTGAGGGCGTCGGCCAGCAACGCATCCTCGGACGCCGCGCGTGTTGCGGTAACGGTAGAGATGATGCCGCCCCCGGCGCGGGCCACGGCCTCGTAACTGGCACCATTGAGGCGAAGTTCGAACTCTGTCGCGCGGTTGCCGCCAAACACCACATGGGTGTGGCAGTCGATCAACGCAGGGGTCACGAGCCGCCCGCCGAGGTCCGTTTGCGGCCCGTCGCGGTAGGCGGCAGGCACCTGTGCGGCGGAACCAACCCAAGCAATCCGGTCGCCGTCCATGGCAATCGCGCCATCGGCAATCAGGCCGTAATCGGCATCGGTTTGTAGGGTCACGACATGGGCGTTTGTCAAAAGCATGGGAGCGACTCACTTGCAAATATACGTGCTTAATGTTTTTATGTGCACACATAATAATCTGTCAAGCGGAGTGATCATGCAGACGATCTGGGCTGAAACGGCGCTATTATCCTCGGGGTGGGCGTCAGATGTGCGGGTGGATGTGGACGATGCGGGCCGCATCAGCGCCATCGAGACCGGCGTTCCGGCAACGGGCCAGCGGGTGCCGATGCTGTTGCCTGCCCCTGTGAACGTCCACAGCCATGCCTTCCAGCGCGCCATGGCCGGGCTGACAGAGAAACGCGGCCCGGATCCCCGTGATAGCTTCTGGACGTGGCGGCAGCTGATGTTCCGCTTCCTCGACCGTCTGACGCCCGACCACATCGAGGCGATTACCGCGTTCGTGCAGATGGAGATGCTGGAGGCGGGTTATGCCTGCAACGCAGAATTCCATTATCTGCATCACCAGCCGGGCGGGGCCGCCTATGACACGTTGGCAGAGACCGCGCACCGGGTGATTGCCGCGTCCGAGCAGACCGGAATTGGGCTGTGCCTGCTGCCTGTCCTTTACCAATTCGGCGGCTGTGACGGGCGCGACTTGGGGCCGGGGCAAATCCGGTTCGGCAACGATCTGGAACGGTATACGGCGTTGCGCGAGGACGCGGGGCGGCTGTTGAACGCGCCGGACGCAAACCTTGGGGCGTCGCCCCATTCCCTGCGGGCTGTGGGCCGGGAAGACCTGGCACAAGTCGCGCAGTTGTTTCCGCAAGGGCCGATCCACATGCATCTGGCCGAGCAGCGGGCGGAAGTGACGGAGGTTGAGGCCGCCTGGGGTGCGCGTCCGGTGGAGTGGGCGTTGCAGAACATGGAGATCGACAGCCGGTGGTGCATGATCCATTGCACTCAGATGACGTCGGAGGAAACCGAAGCCCTGGCCCGCTCACAAGCTGTGGCGGGCCTTTGCCCGATCACCGAAAGCAGCCTTGGGGACGGCATTTTCGACGGCATCCGGTGGGCCAACGCCGGCGGGGCGATGGCGGTGGGGTCAGACAGCAACATCCGCATCGCCTTGGCAGAGGAACTGCGCACGCTGGATTATTCGCAACGGCTGCGCGATGGCTCTCGGGCGGCGTTTGCCAGTGCCGACAAGTCCACCGGGCGGCGGTTGTTTGATGCGGTGCTGGAGGGCGGCGCACAGGCCACGCAACGCCAAGCGGGCAAGTTGGAGGTGGGCGCTTGGGCCGACATGCTGACGCTCGACACAGGGTCCGAGCATCTGTGGGGGCGCAAGGACGACACCGCGCTGGACGCGTGGATTTTTGCGGGCGATGACAGGCTGGTGCGCGATGTTTGGTCTGCGGGCCGTCACATGGTAACAGGCGGACAGCACCGCCGCCGCCCAGAGATTGTGGCCGCCTACAAGCAGACGATTGACGCCTTGAAAGCCGCTCTATGAACAGCCCTTCGTTCCGAAACTGGCAAAGCGTGCAGGACGAGGCGTTGCGCCGGATTCACTCCCGTGAATGGGCCCCGGGGGAGTTGATCCCGAACGAGGCCGATCTGGCCGCAGAGTTCGGCTGTGCTAGGTCCACCGTGAACCGGGCGCTGAGAGCGTTGGCGGAAACGGGCATTCTGGACCGCAGGCGCAAGGCGGGCACACGGGTGGCAGCGCACCCTGCGGCACGGGCCACTCTGACGATCCCCGTGTTGCGCCACGAGATTGAGGATCGAGGAGATGTCTACGGCTATCAACTGGCCTACCGGACGCTGCAAGTGCCGCCGATCAGCGCCAGCGCCGCCATGGGCACGTCTGCGACGCAACAATTGTTGCATGTGCGCGCCCTGCATCTGGCCAGTGGAACGCCCTATGCGATGGAAGATCGGTGGATCAACCCCGAGGTGGCCCCCGAGGCGCTGGATCAGGATTTCAGGGAGATCAGCGCCAACGAATGGCTGCTGCATCATGTGCCCTACACCCACGGCGACATCGCCTTTTCCGCCGTGGCCGCCCCCGATGACGTGGCCGAAGCCCTGTTGTGTGCGGCGGGAGAGGCGGTCTTTGCCATGGACCGGGTGACATGGGACGGCGCCACGTCGGTCACCAAGGTCCGGTTGCTGTTCGCGCCCGGCTACCAGATGCGCACGGCGTTATAGGGCGGCTCCCCCATTGCCTGTGGCGCTGGGGCGGTTACGGTGCCCCCGACAGGGAACCGGGACGCGCAGGCACGGCGCGAGGCGGTTCACCTGGTTGGCGCAAAAGGGGGCGCTACTGATATGAAAATGACTAAATTAGCGACGGGTTCAGGGGCGATAGCACGGGGGTGTCGGCCATGAAGATCTTGATCGTCCCGACCAAAGAGGCCGCGATTGTACGGGCAGCGGATATCGTGGCGGCGGAAGTTGCCGCCAAGCCTGATGCGGTTCTGGGCCTTGCGACCGGGGGCACGATGGTGCCGCTTTACGAGGAATTGGCGCAGCGGCACCGGGCGGGCAATTTCTCGATGGCGGGGGTAACCTCGTTCAACCTGGATGAATATGTGGGCCTCGCCCCCGATCATCCCGGATCGTATCACCACTACATGGCCGAGGCGTTGTTTGACCTGACGGACATGCGCAAGGATCACGCGCATCTTCCCCGCGGCGATGTCGCCGACCCCAAGGCGGAAGCGCTGGCCTATGAGGCGCGGATTGCCAAGGCGGGCGGCGTTGATCTGCAGCTTCTAGGGATCGGGCAGAACGGCCATATCGGCTTCAATGAACCCACGTCGAGCCTTGGGTCGCGCACAAGGATCAAGACGCTGACCGACAGCACCCTGCGTGCCAACCGCCCCTATTTTGACAGTGACGACGCGGTGCCGAAATATGCGATCACGATGGGTATCGCCTCGATTCTGGAGGCCCGCACTTGCCTGTTATTGGGATTGGGAGAGGCCAAGGCGGACGCCGCCGCGGCGATGATCGAGGGACCGATGAGCGCCATGTGCCCGGCTTCGGCCCTGCAAATGCACCCGCAAACCACGGTGATCCTGGACGAGGCCGCCGCCAGCAAGTTGCAATTGACCGACTATTACCACCACGTTCATCCCGGAGGGCAAGAGAGTGAATACTCCTGACCGGATCTTCGCGCGACGTCTGTTTGTGGGCGGCGGCGCAGAGCCGCTGAGCAATCAGATGATCGAGGTGGAAGGCGGCCGTGTGACAGCGGTGCGCGGGGCTGACGCGCCGGGCGATGCGCCCGCCTTTGATATCGTCGCGCCCGGTTTCCTTGATCTTCAGATCAACGGCGCGGCGGATGTGCAGTTCAACTTTGACCCGACCCCTGAGGCCACCGGGAAGATCGCCGAAGGCGCGAGGGTCGGCGGCACGGCGCATATTCTGCCGACGTTCATCACCGCCCCCGGCCAGGATTACCGCCAAGCGATTGCAGCGGTGGGCGACGCCTTGGCGGCCAAGGTGCCGGGTGTTTTGGGCCTGCATCTGGAAGGTCCGTTCCTGTCGCCTGAACGTCCCGGCATTCACCCGGCCGAGGCCATACGTCCGATGGCAGAGGAAGACATCAAGGCGGTGGAAGACGCCGTGAAACTCGGCCCCGTGCTGCTGACCATCGCGCCCGAGTGCCAGGACGCGGGCGTGATCGCGCGGTTGGCGAAAGCGGGCGTGCTTGTCTTCGCGGGCCATTCCGCCGCCACCGCCGACCAGATCGAGGCGGCCGAGGCCGAGGGCCTGCAAGGGGCGACGCATCTGTTCAACGCCATGAGCCAGCTCACCGGGCGGGAGCCGGGGGTTGCGGGGGCCGTCATGTTCTCGGGCAAGTTATTCGCCGGGATCATCGCCGACGGCCATCACGTGGACTGGCGCAACATTGCGCTTGCGGCGCGCGAAATGCCGGGGCGTCTCTTCCTTGTGACCGACGCGATGCTGACGCTGGCAGGCACGGCGCAGGGGTTCGATCTGTTGGGCAAGGCGATCACCTTGCAGGGCGACCGATTGACTGATGTGACCGGGCGGTTGGCGGGGGCCCACGTGGATATGGTAACCTGCGTGCGCAACATGGCGGCCCATGGCGGTGTCACCTTGGCGCAAGCGTTGCACATGGCCAGCGGTATCCCGGCGGCCTCGCTACGGTTGCAAGATGAGCTGGGCCGGGTGGAGGCGGGGTTTCGCGCCTCTCTCACGTGCATGGACGACGCGCTAGAGGTGCAGGCCGTGATGGTCGACGGAGAGATTTTCACCCAAGGGTGAGAGGGAAGGATACCAAGCAATGAACGAGCAGACTTGCATCCTGATTGGCGCCGGAATGGATTGCGGCAAGCGCCGCCGGGGCTGTGTCATGGGGCCGGATGCCTACCGCACGGCAGGCTTGGCGCAAACGCTGGCGGAACTGGGCTGGACGTCCGAGGATCGGGGCAACCTTCCCGGTCCTGTCTGGGTCGACGATGCCCCAAAGGGCGAGCTTCACGCCTTGGCGGAAACCATCGAATGGACGCGCCTTCTGGCCGATGCGGCAGAGGCCGCAATGGCCGACGGCTTCCCGATCTTCATGGGGGGCGATCACGCGCTATCGCTGGGCACCGTGGCGGGCGTTGCAGCCCATGCCGCCAAGCAAGATCGCCCCTTGTTCGTGCTGTGGCTGGACGCGCACCCCGATATCAACACGCCGCAAACCACCGCCTCGGGCAACCTGCACGGCACGCCGATTGCCTATGTCACGGGCCAGGACGGCTTCGAGGGGTTCCCGCCCCTGAAAGCCCCGGTGCCGCCGGAAAACGTCTGTTTCATCGGGCTGCGGTCCGTTGATGCGCCGGAACGTGCGTTCATCACCGAAAGCGGCATGACCGCCATCGACATGCGCCAGATTGACGAAAGCGGGATCGCGGCCCCGTTGCAGGACTTCCTTGCCAAGGTAGAGGCGGCGGGGGGCGTGCTTCATGTCTCCCTCGATGTGGATTTCCTCGATCCCTCGATCGCGCCCGCGGTGGGGACAACCGTGCCCGGCGGCGCGACCTTCCGAGAGGCGCATCTGGTGATGGAGATGTTGCACGACAGCGGCCTTGTGACATCCCTTGATCTGGTGGAGCTGAACCCGTTTCTTGATGATCGGGGCCGCACGGCGAACTTGATGGTGGACCTTGTGGCATCGCTGTTTGGGCGCCGCGTTTTCGACCGTCGGACCCACAGTCGCGCATAGGCGCGTATTTCGCGCTGGTATCTGGGGCCGGTTCGTTCTTGAGTAGGGAAAAGAGGTGCCTTTGCGGCACCCAAAAGGGGGGAACTTGCATGGATTTCGAACTCAACGCCAAGACGGCGGAACTGAAGGCGCGGGTGCTGGACTTCATGGAACGCCATGTGATCCCGGCAGAGCGTGAATACCACGAATTTGTGGATGCCTCGGACGACCGGTGGGTGATCCCGCCGATCATGGAAGAGTTGAAGGCCAAGGCCCGCGCGGAAGGGCTGTGGAACCTGTGGTGCCCCCACGAAGAACATGGCGCGGGGC
This window harbors:
- the hutG gene encoding N-formylglutamate deformylase, which gives rise to MTPVTVTRGDGPIVLGLPHTGTFVPEDVAARLNDNGRKLADTDWHIDRLYDGLLEGATTVRANFHRYVIDANRDPSGESLYPGQNTTTLVPLTDFDGLDIWEKAPTAEEVEARRSAFHAPYHAALEAELTRVRDLHGVAILYDCHSIRSRIPFLFDGTLPDFNTGTNMGTTCAPEIEAATTAICAASPYSDIVNGRFKGGWTTRHYGRPEDHIHAIQMELAQSTYLTEEAAPWQYDDAKAAKLRPYLTEILSTLADLAPTLGGSR
- the hutH gene encoding histidine ammonia-lyase — protein: MTITLTPGAATLAQLHDIWAEGHPVVLDPSSHAGIKAAQALVTKAANGEEAVYGVNTGFGKLASVKIAAKDVATLQRNLILSHCCGVGEALDEATTRLMMVLKLLSLGRGASGVAMTTVEIIQEMLVQGVTPVIPSQGSVGASGDLAPLAHMAAAMIGEGEATVDGVRMPAADALAKVGITPIVLGAKEGLALINGTQFSTACALVGLWGAWRNAATCVLTCALSTDAIMGSTAPLQDAIHTLRGHAGQIAVARAQRALMEGSVIRESHRDGDTRVQDPYCIRCQPQVTGAAMDLLHFAGRTLEVEANAVTDNPLVLVEDDLIVSGGNFHAEPVGFAADQIAVAVSELGAIAQRRVALMVDPTLSFDLPPFLTPDPGLNSGLMIAEVTTAALMSENKHLANPCTTDSTPTSANQEDHVSMAAHAARRLDRMNRNLNVILGVEAMCGAQGIEFRAPLETSPALKSAINVLRKKVPTIAEDRYMAPSIETASTLVRDGTLAASVELPGFVKGHAQ
- the hutI gene encoding imidazolonepropionase; this encodes MLLTNAHVVTLQTDADYGLIADGAIAMDGDRIAWVGSAAQVPAAYRDGPQTDLGGRLVTPALIDCHTHVVFGGNRATEFELRLNGASYEAVARAGGGIISTVTATRAASEDALLADALKRVDALIAEGVTLIEVKSGYGLTQEAELKMLRVARRIAQERPIEVRTSFLGAHAVPPEFTGQPDAYIDEICLPTLRAAHGEGLVDAVDGFCEGIAFDTAQIARVFDVAVELGLPVKLHAEQLSNIGGTPLAAQYAALSADHLEYATDADAAALAASGTVAVVLPGAFYTLRETQAPPIQSFRDHGVSMALATDCNPGSSPLASPLLAMNMACTLFRMTPLEALLGLTVHAARALGEADRGRITAGACADLCVWDAHHPSELAYRIGFNPLHSRIFRGSL
- a CDS encoding formimidoylglutamate deiminase, giving the protein MQTIWAETALLSSGWASDVRVDVDDAGRISAIETGVPATGQRVPMLLPAPVNVHSHAFQRAMAGLTEKRGPDPRDSFWTWRQLMFRFLDRLTPDHIEAITAFVQMEMLEAGYACNAEFHYLHHQPGGAAYDTLAETAHRVIAASEQTGIGLCLLPVLYQFGGCDGRDLGPGQIRFGNDLERYTALREDAGRLLNAPDANLGASPHSLRAVGREDLAQVAQLFPQGPIHMHLAEQRAEVTEVEAAWGARPVEWALQNMEIDSRWCMIHCTQMTSEETEALARSQAVAGLCPITESSLGDGIFDGIRWANAGGAMAVGSDSNIRIALAEELRTLDYSQRLRDGSRAAFASADKSTGRRLFDAVLEGGAQATQRQAGKLEVGAWADMLTLDTGSEHLWGRKDDTALDAWIFAGDDRLVRDVWSAGRHMVTGGQHRRRPEIVAAYKQTIDALKAAL
- a CDS encoding GntR family transcriptional regulator, with product MNSPSFRNWQSVQDEALRRIHSREWAPGELIPNEADLAAEFGCARSTVNRALRALAETGILDRRRKAGTRVAAHPAARATLTIPVLRHEIEDRGDVYGYQLAYRTLQVPPISASAAMGTSATQQLLHVRALHLASGTPYAMEDRWINPEVAPEALDQDFREISANEWLLHHVPYTHGDIAFSAVAAPDDVAEALLCAAGEAVFAMDRVTWDGATSVTKVRLLFAPGYQMRTAL
- the nagB gene encoding glucosamine-6-phosphate deaminase, whose translation is MKILIVPTKEAAIVRAADIVAAEVAAKPDAVLGLATGGTMVPLYEELAQRHRAGNFSMAGVTSFNLDEYVGLAPDHPGSYHHYMAEALFDLTDMRKDHAHLPRGDVADPKAEALAYEARIAKAGGVDLQLLGIGQNGHIGFNEPTSSLGSRTRIKTLTDSTLRANRPYFDSDDAVPKYAITMGIASILEARTCLLLGLGEAKADAAAAMIEGPMSAMCPASALQMHPQTTVILDEAAASKLQLTDYYHHVHPGGQESEYS
- the nagA gene encoding N-acetylglucosamine-6-phosphate deacetylase, whose amino-acid sequence is MNTPDRIFARRLFVGGGAEPLSNQMIEVEGGRVTAVRGADAPGDAPAFDIVAPGFLDLQINGAADVQFNFDPTPEATGKIAEGARVGGTAHILPTFITAPGQDYRQAIAAVGDALAAKVPGVLGLHLEGPFLSPERPGIHPAEAIRPMAEEDIKAVEDAVKLGPVLLTIAPECQDAGVIARLAKAGVLVFAGHSAATADQIEAAEAEGLQGATHLFNAMSQLTGREPGVAGAVMFSGKLFAGIIADGHHVDWRNIALAAREMPGRLFLVTDAMLTLAGTAQGFDLLGKAITLQGDRLTDVTGRLAGAHVDMVTCVRNMAAHGGVTLAQALHMASGIPAASLRLQDELGRVEAGFRASLTCMDDALEVQAVMVDGEIFTQG
- the rocF gene encoding arginase, whose product is MNEQTCILIGAGMDCGKRRRGCVMGPDAYRTAGLAQTLAELGWTSEDRGNLPGPVWVDDAPKGELHALAETIEWTRLLADAAEAAMADGFPIFMGGDHALSLGTVAGVAAHAAKQDRPLFVLWLDAHPDINTPQTTASGNLHGTPIAYVTGQDGFEGFPPLKAPVPPENVCFIGLRSVDAPERAFITESGMTAIDMRQIDESGIAAPLQDFLAKVEAAGGVLHVSLDVDFLDPSIAPAVGTTVPGGATFREAHLVMEMLHDSGLVTSLDLVELNPFLDDRGRTANLMVDLVASLFGRRVFDRRTHSRA